In a genomic window of Plutella xylostella chromosome 16, ilPluXylo3.1, whole genome shotgun sequence:
- the LOC105384015 gene encoding serine/threonine-protein kinase Tao isoform X1 has product MPRPGSLKDPDIAELFSKHDPEKIFEDLREIGHGSFGAVYYARCNLTKEIVAIKKMSYLGKQSEEKWQDILKEIKFLKQLEHPNTIEYKGCYKREHTAWLVMEYCVGSASDIIEVHKRPLREEEIAAICEGVVCGLSYLHSLGRIHRDIKAGNILLTENGIVKLADFGSASIKCPANSFVGTPYWMAPEVILAMDEGQYDGKVDVWSLGITVIELAERKPPYFNMNAMSALYHIAQNDSPTLAAPEWSDRFRYFVEACLQKNPSERPSSSKLLSHPFISKQRSPNVLVDLIQRTKAAVRDLDNLNYRKMKKILMVDADSESAIGDSEEAAEERSGGDSSKSNSATSEHSAAGASSQSSSSGSLRRRHAMNANHHSQDQQVPQYTHLNHQHSSHSVRARKRWTNIFCCFLRRESESPLPSANDDYVNRDALRDYANRDSLCDDYGDDYANRDAIRESQRERERERQANEYRDYVNAPSTWQREQDSDDNRNTQRRPAPNRTGVSNNVSVALSLAEHGANNFATIRTTSIVTKQQKEHNQEMHEQMSGYKRMRREHQAALLKLEERCKADVDAHKCQLDREYDALLQQLSRELERLQTKHAQELERKTKQNAAVEKKLIKDITARQEQERKAFDAARKREYKANKERWKRELSMDDATPKRQRDATLQSQKDTLKQAEAAEEARLLRSQRSHLELELRRFRRRRMLAAHHKQQELLREELNKRQLQLEQAHAMLLRHHEKTQELEYRQQKGVHALREEQLSNQHATELANQREYMQRAEQELRKKHALQLKQQPKSLKQKEMQIRKQLRETCKIQTRQYKALKAQILQTTPKEQQKEVIKNLKEEKRRKLVLLGEQYEQSISEMLQKQSVRLDESQMMECQQLKMQLEHELDMLTAYQSKSKMQAEAQRNRERRELEERVAVRRALLEQKMESEGAQFVAERAERTRLLHERHERELDHFDSESARLGFSAMAIAEGSRGDYDEEQSLSGSMLSLAHSNSSASFPAGSL; this is encoded by the exons ATGCCGCGTCCGGGTAGTCTGAAGGACCCGGACATTGCGGAGTTATTCAGCAAGCATGACCCAGAGAAGATATTTGAGGATCTGCGCGAGATTGGTCACGGCTCCTTCGGGGCAGTGTACTATGCTCGCTGCAACCTCACCAAGGAGATTGTGGCTATCAAAAAGATGTCCTACCTCGGCAAGCAGAGCGAGGAGAAATGGCAGGACATCCTGAAAGAGATCAA GTTCCTCAAGCAGCTGGAACATCCCAACACCATAGAGTATAAAGGCTGCTACAAGCGGGAGCACACGGCATGGCTGGTGATGGAATACTGTGTGGGGTCAGCGTCAGATATCATAGAG GTACACAAGCGGCCATTACGCGAAGAGGAGATCGCAGCTATATGCGAGGGCGTGGTCTGTGGTCTGTCCTACCTGCACAGCCTAGGCCGCATTCACCGCGACATCAAGGCGGGCAACATACTGCTCACTGAGAACGGCATAGTGAAGTTGGCTGACTTTGGCAGCGCCAGCATCAAGTGCCCGGCTAATAGTTTTGTGGGGACTCCATACTGGATGGCTCCTGAGGTTATATTGGCCATGGATGAGGGGCAGTATGATGGCAAG GTGGACGTGTGGTCGCTGGGCATCACGGTGATCGAGCTGGCGGAGCGCAAGCCGCCCTACTTCAACATGAACGCCATGTCGGCGCTGTACCACATCGCGCAGAACGACTCGCCCACGCTCGCG GCGCCAGAATGGTCTGACCGTTTCCGCTACTTCGTGGAGGCGTGTCTTCAGAAGAACCCCTCAGAACGGCCGTCTTCATCCAAGCTTCTCTCACACCCCTTCATCAGCAAGCAGCGGTCTCCCAATGTGCTGGTCGACCTCATACAGAGGACGAAGGCAGCTGTCAGAGATCTGGACAACTTGAACTAtaggaagatgaagaagaTATTGATGGTCGATGCGGATAGTGAGAGTGCTATTG GCGACAGCGAGGAGGCGGCGGAGGAGCGGTCGGGCGGCGACAGCTCCAAGTCCAACTCGGCCACCTCGGAGCACAGCGCGGCCGGCGCCTCCAGCCAGAGCTCCTCCTCGGGCAGTCTGCGGCGGCGGCATGCG ATGAACGCCAACCACCACAGTCAAGACCAGCAGGTGCCCCAGTACACGCACCTCAACCACCAACACTCGTCTCACTCGGTCag GGCACGAAAGCGCTGGACTAACATATTCTGCTGTTTCCTACGCAGGGAGAGCGAGAGCCCTCTCCCCTCCGCCAACGACGACTACGTGAACCGGGACGCCCTGCGCGACTACGCGAACAGAGACTCGTTGTGTGACGACTACGGCGATGACTACGCGAATAGGGACGCGATACGGGAGTCGCAGCGGGAAAGAGAGCGGGAGAGGCAAGCCAATGAGTACAGAGACTATGTGAACGCGCCGTCGACGTGGCAGCGTGAGCAGGACTCGGATGATAATAGGAATACGCAGCGCCGGCCGGCGCCTAATAGAACTG GTGTGAGTAACAACGTGAGCGTGGCGCTCTCGCTGGCGGAGCACGGCGCGAACAACTTCGCCACGATACGCACCACCAGCATCGTCACCAAGCAACAGAAGGAACATAATCAG GAGATGCACGAGCAGATGTCGGGCTACAAGCGCATGCGGCGCGAGCACCAGGCGGCGCTGCTGAAGCTGGAGGAGCGCTGCAAGGCGGACGTGGACGCGCACAAGTGCCAGTTGGACCGCGAGTACGAcgcgctgctgcagcagctGTCGCGCGAGCTGGAGCGGCTGCAG ACGAAACACGCGCAAGAGCTCGAGCGCAAGACCAAGCAAAACGCGGCCGTCGAGAAGAAGCTAATAAAGGACATAACGGCGCGACAGGAGCAGGAGCGGAAGGCGTTCGACGCGGCGCGCAAGAGGGAGTATAAGGCTAATAAGGAGCGGTGGAAGCGGGAACTGAGTATGGATGATGCCACGCCTAAGAGACAGCGGGACGCTACGTTGCA GTCCCAAAAAGACACCCTCAAACAAGCCGAAGCGGCAGAAGAAGCCCGACTGCTGCGCTCTCAGCGCTCACACCTGGAGCTGGAGCTGCGCCGcttccgccgccgccgcatgCTCGCCGCGCACCACAAGCAGCAGGAGCTGCTCCGAGAG GAGCTGAACAAGCGGCAGCTGCAATTAGAGCAGGCGCACGCGATGCTGCTGCGCCACCACGAGAAGACGCAGGAGCTCGAGTACCGACAGCAGAAGGGCGTGCACGCGCTCAG AGAGGAGCAACTGTCGAACCAGCACGCGACGGAGCTGGCCAACCAGCGCGAGTACATGCAGCGCGCCGAGCAGGAGCTGCGCAAGAAGCACGCGCTGCAGCTCAAGCAGCAGCCCAAGAGCCTCAAG cAAAAAGAAATGCAAATACGGAAGCAGTTACGGGAAACGTGTAAGATCCAAACGCGGCAGTATAAGGCGTTAAAAGCGCAGATATTACAAACAACACCTAAG GAGCAACAGAAGGAGGTGATAAAGAACCTGAAGGAGGAGAAGCGCCGCAAGCTGGTGCTGCTCGGCGAGCAGTACGAGCAGAGCATCAGCGAGATGCTGCAGAAGCAGTCCGTCCGGCTGGACGAGAGCCAGATG ATGGAGTGCCAACAGCTGAAGATGCAACTAGAACACGAGCTGGACATGCTGACGGCGTACCAGAGCAAGAGCAAGATGCAGGCGGAGGCGCAGCGCAACCGCGAGCGCCGCGAGCTGGAGGAGCGGGTCGCCGTGCGCCGCGCGCTGCTCGAGCAGAAG ATGGAGTCGGAGGGCGCCCAGTTCGTGGCGGAGCGCGCGGAGCGCACGCGGCTGCTGCACGAGCGGCACGAGCGCGAGCTCGACCACTTCGACAGCGAGAGCGCCAGGCTCGGGTTCAG TGCGATGGCGATAGCGGAGGGCAGCCGCGGCGACTACGACGAGGAGCAGTCGCTGTCGGGGTCGATGCTCTCGCTCGCGCACAGCAACTCCTCGGCCAGCTTCCCCGCCGGCTCGCTCTAG
- the LOC105384015 gene encoding serine/threonine-protein kinase Tao isoform X2, producing the protein MPRPGSLKDPDIAELFSKHDPEKIFEDLREIGHGSFGAVYYARCNLTKEIVAIKKMSYLGKQSEEKWQDILKEIKFLKQLEHPNTIEYKGCYKREHTAWLVMEYCVGSASDIIEVHKRPLREEEIAAICEGVVCGLSYLHSLGRIHRDIKAGNILLTENGIVKLADFGSASIKCPANSFVGTPYWMAPEVILAMDEGQYDGKVDVWSLGITVIELAERKPPYFNMNAMSALYHIAQNDSPTLAAPEWSDRFRYFVEACLQKNPSERPSSSKLLSHPFISKQRSPNVLVDLIQRTKAAVRDLDNLNYRKMKKILMVDADSESAIGDSEEAAEERSGGDSSKSNSATSEHSAAGASSQSSSSGSLRRRHAMNANHHSQDQQVPQYTHLNHQHSSHSVRESESPLPSANDDYVNRDALRDYANRDSLCDDYGDDYANRDAIRESQRERERERQANEYRDYVNAPSTWQREQDSDDNRNTQRRPAPNRTGVSNNVSVALSLAEHGANNFATIRTTSIVTKQQKEHNQEMHEQMSGYKRMRREHQAALLKLEERCKADVDAHKCQLDREYDALLQQLSRELERLQTKHAQELERKTKQNAAVEKKLIKDITARQEQERKAFDAARKREYKANKERWKRELSMDDATPKRQRDATLQSQKDTLKQAEAAEEARLLRSQRSHLELELRRFRRRRMLAAHHKQQELLREELNKRQLQLEQAHAMLLRHHEKTQELEYRQQKGVHALREEQLSNQHATELANQREYMQRAEQELRKKHALQLKQQPKSLKQKEMQIRKQLRETCKIQTRQYKALKAQILQTTPKEQQKEVIKNLKEEKRRKLVLLGEQYEQSISEMLQKQSVRLDESQMMECQQLKMQLEHELDMLTAYQSKSKMQAEAQRNRERRELEERVAVRRALLEQKMESEGAQFVAERAERTRLLHERHERELDHFDSESARLGFSAMAIAEGSRGDYDEEQSLSGSMLSLAHSNSSASFPAGSL; encoded by the exons ATGCCGCGTCCGGGTAGTCTGAAGGACCCGGACATTGCGGAGTTATTCAGCAAGCATGACCCAGAGAAGATATTTGAGGATCTGCGCGAGATTGGTCACGGCTCCTTCGGGGCAGTGTACTATGCTCGCTGCAACCTCACCAAGGAGATTGTGGCTATCAAAAAGATGTCCTACCTCGGCAAGCAGAGCGAGGAGAAATGGCAGGACATCCTGAAAGAGATCAA GTTCCTCAAGCAGCTGGAACATCCCAACACCATAGAGTATAAAGGCTGCTACAAGCGGGAGCACACGGCATGGCTGGTGATGGAATACTGTGTGGGGTCAGCGTCAGATATCATAGAG GTACACAAGCGGCCATTACGCGAAGAGGAGATCGCAGCTATATGCGAGGGCGTGGTCTGTGGTCTGTCCTACCTGCACAGCCTAGGCCGCATTCACCGCGACATCAAGGCGGGCAACATACTGCTCACTGAGAACGGCATAGTGAAGTTGGCTGACTTTGGCAGCGCCAGCATCAAGTGCCCGGCTAATAGTTTTGTGGGGACTCCATACTGGATGGCTCCTGAGGTTATATTGGCCATGGATGAGGGGCAGTATGATGGCAAG GTGGACGTGTGGTCGCTGGGCATCACGGTGATCGAGCTGGCGGAGCGCAAGCCGCCCTACTTCAACATGAACGCCATGTCGGCGCTGTACCACATCGCGCAGAACGACTCGCCCACGCTCGCG GCGCCAGAATGGTCTGACCGTTTCCGCTACTTCGTGGAGGCGTGTCTTCAGAAGAACCCCTCAGAACGGCCGTCTTCATCCAAGCTTCTCTCACACCCCTTCATCAGCAAGCAGCGGTCTCCCAATGTGCTGGTCGACCTCATACAGAGGACGAAGGCAGCTGTCAGAGATCTGGACAACTTGAACTAtaggaagatgaagaagaTATTGATGGTCGATGCGGATAGTGAGAGTGCTATTG GCGACAGCGAGGAGGCGGCGGAGGAGCGGTCGGGCGGCGACAGCTCCAAGTCCAACTCGGCCACCTCGGAGCACAGCGCGGCCGGCGCCTCCAGCCAGAGCTCCTCCTCGGGCAGTCTGCGGCGGCGGCATGCG ATGAACGCCAACCACCACAGTCAAGACCAGCAGGTGCCCCAGTACACGCACCTCAACCACCAACACTCGTCTCACTCGGTCag GGAGAGCGAGAGCCCTCTCCCCTCCGCCAACGACGACTACGTGAACCGGGACGCCCTGCGCGACTACGCGAACAGAGACTCGTTGTGTGACGACTACGGCGATGACTACGCGAATAGGGACGCGATACGGGAGTCGCAGCGGGAAAGAGAGCGGGAGAGGCAAGCCAATGAGTACAGAGACTATGTGAACGCGCCGTCGACGTGGCAGCGTGAGCAGGACTCGGATGATAATAGGAATACGCAGCGCCGGCCGGCGCCTAATAGAACTG GTGTGAGTAACAACGTGAGCGTGGCGCTCTCGCTGGCGGAGCACGGCGCGAACAACTTCGCCACGATACGCACCACCAGCATCGTCACCAAGCAACAGAAGGAACATAATCAG GAGATGCACGAGCAGATGTCGGGCTACAAGCGCATGCGGCGCGAGCACCAGGCGGCGCTGCTGAAGCTGGAGGAGCGCTGCAAGGCGGACGTGGACGCGCACAAGTGCCAGTTGGACCGCGAGTACGAcgcgctgctgcagcagctGTCGCGCGAGCTGGAGCGGCTGCAG ACGAAACACGCGCAAGAGCTCGAGCGCAAGACCAAGCAAAACGCGGCCGTCGAGAAGAAGCTAATAAAGGACATAACGGCGCGACAGGAGCAGGAGCGGAAGGCGTTCGACGCGGCGCGCAAGAGGGAGTATAAGGCTAATAAGGAGCGGTGGAAGCGGGAACTGAGTATGGATGATGCCACGCCTAAGAGACAGCGGGACGCTACGTTGCA GTCCCAAAAAGACACCCTCAAACAAGCCGAAGCGGCAGAAGAAGCCCGACTGCTGCGCTCTCAGCGCTCACACCTGGAGCTGGAGCTGCGCCGcttccgccgccgccgcatgCTCGCCGCGCACCACAAGCAGCAGGAGCTGCTCCGAGAG GAGCTGAACAAGCGGCAGCTGCAATTAGAGCAGGCGCACGCGATGCTGCTGCGCCACCACGAGAAGACGCAGGAGCTCGAGTACCGACAGCAGAAGGGCGTGCACGCGCTCAG AGAGGAGCAACTGTCGAACCAGCACGCGACGGAGCTGGCCAACCAGCGCGAGTACATGCAGCGCGCCGAGCAGGAGCTGCGCAAGAAGCACGCGCTGCAGCTCAAGCAGCAGCCCAAGAGCCTCAAG cAAAAAGAAATGCAAATACGGAAGCAGTTACGGGAAACGTGTAAGATCCAAACGCGGCAGTATAAGGCGTTAAAAGCGCAGATATTACAAACAACACCTAAG GAGCAACAGAAGGAGGTGATAAAGAACCTGAAGGAGGAGAAGCGCCGCAAGCTGGTGCTGCTCGGCGAGCAGTACGAGCAGAGCATCAGCGAGATGCTGCAGAAGCAGTCCGTCCGGCTGGACGAGAGCCAGATG ATGGAGTGCCAACAGCTGAAGATGCAACTAGAACACGAGCTGGACATGCTGACGGCGTACCAGAGCAAGAGCAAGATGCAGGCGGAGGCGCAGCGCAACCGCGAGCGCCGCGAGCTGGAGGAGCGGGTCGCCGTGCGCCGCGCGCTGCTCGAGCAGAAG ATGGAGTCGGAGGGCGCCCAGTTCGTGGCGGAGCGCGCGGAGCGCACGCGGCTGCTGCACGAGCGGCACGAGCGCGAGCTCGACCACTTCGACAGCGAGAGCGCCAGGCTCGGGTTCAG TGCGATGGCGATAGCGGAGGGCAGCCGCGGCGACTACGACGAGGAGCAGTCGCTGTCGGGGTCGATGCTCTCGCTCGCGCACAGCAACTCCTCGGCCAGCTTCCCCGCCGGCTCGCTCTAG
- the LOC105384014 gene encoding chromobox protein homolog 1 isoform X1 → MYDSWLTIKQDSEERFIMAEKKKDGEPEGEEEFSVEKVLDRRVRNGKVEYFLKWKGYDDGDNTWEPEENLDCPDLISAFEDARKKKEAEGKGKVDNKDPKKRKSSAATPDLKGAKKSKSDDKKASGFDRGLEPEKIIGATDSSGELMFLMKWQGTDEADLVPAKQANVRCPQVVIQFYEERLTWHTPAPDDANNED, encoded by the exons ATGTATGATTCATG GTTGACCATCAAGCAAGATAGTGAGGAAAG ATTTATAATGGCTGAGAAGAAGAAGGATGGCGAGCCAGAGGGAGAGGAAGAATTCTCTGTAGAAAAAGTTCTAGACAGAAGAGTGAGAAATGGAAAG gTAGAGTACTTCCTCAAATGGAAGGGATATGACGATGGAGACAACACATGGGAGCCCGAAGAAAACTTGGACTGTCCTGATCTCATATCTGCATTTGAAGATGCAAGAAAGAAAAAGGAAGCTG AAGGTAAGGGTAAAGTTGACAACAAGGACCCCAAGAAGCGGAAGTCTTCTGCTGCGACGCCAGACTTGAAAGGAGCCAAGAAGAGTAAATCAGATGACAAGAAAGCGTCAGGTTTTGACCGCGGCCTAGAACCGGAAAAGATTATTG GTGCGACGGACAGCAGCGGCGAGCTGATGTTCCTGATGAAGTGGCAGGGCACGGACGAGGCGGACCTGGTGCCGGCCAAGCAGGCCAACGTGCGCTGCCCACAGGTGGTCATCCAGTTCTACGAGGAGCGGCTCACGTGGCACACGCCAGCCCCCGACGACGCCAATAATGAAGACTAA
- the LOC105384014 gene encoding chromobox protein homolog 1 isoform X2 translates to MAEKKKDGEPEGEEEFSVEKVLDRRVRNGKVEYFLKWKGYDDGDNTWEPEENLDCPDLISAFEDARKKKEAEGKGKVDNKDPKKRKSSAATPDLKGAKKSKSDDKKASGFDRGLEPEKIIGATDSSGELMFLMKWQGTDEADLVPAKQANVRCPQVVIQFYEERLTWHTPAPDDANNED, encoded by the exons ATGGCTGAGAAGAAGAAGGATGGCGAGCCAGAGGGAGAGGAAGAATTCTCTGTAGAAAAAGTTCTAGACAGAAGAGTGAGAAATGGAAAG gTAGAGTACTTCCTCAAATGGAAGGGATATGACGATGGAGACAACACATGGGAGCCCGAAGAAAACTTGGACTGTCCTGATCTCATATCTGCATTTGAAGATGCAAGAAAGAAAAAGGAAGCTG AAGGTAAGGGTAAAGTTGACAACAAGGACCCCAAGAAGCGGAAGTCTTCTGCTGCGACGCCAGACTTGAAAGGAGCCAAGAAGAGTAAATCAGATGACAAGAAAGCGTCAGGTTTTGACCGCGGCCTAGAACCGGAAAAGATTATTG GTGCGACGGACAGCAGCGGCGAGCTGATGTTCCTGATGAAGTGGCAGGGCACGGACGAGGCGGACCTGGTGCCGGCCAAGCAGGCCAACGTGCGCTGCCCACAGGTGGTCATCCAGTTCTACGAGGAGCGGCTCACGTGGCACACGCCAGCCCCCGACGACGCCAATAATGAAGACTAA
- the LOC105384017 gene encoding uncharacterized protein LOC105384017: protein MGSVSSFFEFIKATFRATESVFKCVAFTITVTALAVVILALSVTSIGLGYHYCSADFYLSQIKDYQLIIDGSGYTFAWTWDYDYMKYFWYYNDHYRSQWTSKTYEPFPGTISVTEFWYHNRYTREMVERRFLKRLLGVRKNGSPRRIEDHFADHNVPLDHLVPLLKLESALHNLTSSAAPARPHTIHLDWKEIVGKLYRAVAKNRSNDYYKDGWSPDDEDVT from the exons ATGGGATCTGTGTCATCATTCTTCGAATTTATAAAGGCTACGTTTCGGGCAACTGAGAG TGTCTTCAAATGTGTCGCTTTCACCATCACAGTAACAGCATTGGCTGTAGTAATACTGGCGCTGTCCGTCACTAGCATCGGCCTCGGGTACCACTATTGCTCCGCTGATTTCTACTTATcacaaataa AGGACTACCAGTTAATAATCGACGGGAGCGGCTACACCTTCGCGTGGACGTGGGACTACGactatatgaaatatttttggtaTTATAACGATCATTACCGCTCACAATGGACGTCCAAGACTTATGAGCCATTTCCAGGGACCATAAGTGTAACCGAATTCTGGTACCATAACCGATATACGCGCGAGATGGTTGAAAGGCGATTCCTGAAGCGTCTACTGGGTGTAAGGAAGAATGGGTCCCCGCGGCGGATTGAGGACCACTTCGCGGACCATAACGTGCCTCTGGACCACCTGGTGCCGCTGTTGAAGCTGGAGTCCGCGCTCCACAACCTCACGTCctccgccgcgcccgcccgccctcACACCATACACCTGGACTGGAAGGAGATCGTTGGAAAGCTGTACAGGGCTGTAGCGAAGAATAGGAgtaatgattattataaagACGGCTGGAGCCCCGATGATGAAGATGTTACGTAG